The following coding sequences are from one Panicum hallii strain FIL2 chromosome 5, PHallii_v3.1, whole genome shotgun sequence window:
- the LOC112892966 gene encoding uncharacterized protein LOC112892966 translates to MDCRGSGKGKEKAIPDSDEVCSAAGGSSKTYVVDRAGLFDTKYMSFFPSSLHLCVFFVTIDLILFSGKRIELKGKIRDTWSHGTKVGKFGWKCGYCPTGQQSGGVTHLREHLCGLQGNVQPCSKVPHEVRDILLDELAKSKQKKRDTRESRLYIEKALIEHDYRTAIASLDEEAQYELAVSESLRDFNLTRDGRARDGGIVIRAASSSRVSNLGGANTKSSFGRASGTSSEAGNVGKTIGTGSGTSCGSLNKQSSLHSFYPGHNSPFDIDLVRSRAPSQPRVDIMLDGDSKLKLWKAWTKWFRANDLPGRKADCPYFRAALKLTQQLGELPIPKGRDIDGPLLDMNYNYNDLEAHMESFKEDWSRYGVTIMCDSWTGPTMMCIINFMIFCNGRMFFHKSVNATGEV, encoded by the coding sequence ATGGATTGCCGTGGCAGTGGCAAGGGCAAAGAGAAGGCCATACCAGATAGTGACGAGGTATGCAGTGCAGCTGGTGGGTCGTCCAAGACATATGTAGTTGATAGAGCAGGTTTGTTTGACACAAAATACATGTCATTTTTTCCAAGTTCCCTCCATCTGTGTGTTTTTTTTGTAACAATAGATCTCATTCTTTTTTCAGGGAAACGGATAGAATTGAAAGGAAAAATTAGAGACACATGGAGCCATGGGACAAAAGTTGGTAAATTTGGATGGAAGTGTGGCTACTGTCCTACAGGCCAACAAAGTGGAGGTGTTACCCATCTAAGGGAGCACTTGTGTGGATTACAAGGTAATGTGCAGCCATGTTCTAAGGTGCCACACGAAGTTAGGGACATACTGTTGGATGAATTAGCAAAAAGCAAACAAAAGAAGAGGGACACAAGGGAAAGTCGTCTCTATATTGAGAAGGCTCTCATAGAGCATGATTATAGAACAGCTATTGCTAGCCTTGATGAAGAGGCACAATATGAGTTGGCAGTGAGTGAGTCGCTAAGGGATTTTAACTTGACTCGTGATGGTAGAGCAAGAGATGGTGGTATTGTCATTCGGGCTGCTAGTAGTTCTAGGGTATCCAATCTTGGAGGGGCAAATACCAAGTCTTCTTTTGGGAGAGCAAGTGGAACTAGTAGTGAAGCTGGAAATGTCGGTAAGACAATTGGCACTGGCAGTGGCACTAGCTGTGGTAGCTTGAATAAACAAAGTTCATTGCATTCTTTCTACCCAGGCCACAACAGTCCGTTTGATATAGATTTGGTACGTAGTAGGGCACCATCACAACCACGAGTGGATATTATGCTTGATGGGGATTCCAAGCTTAAGCTTTGGAAGGCTTGGACGAAGTGGTTTCGTGCCAATGACTTACCTGGTAGGAAAGCTGACTGCCCCTACTTTCGGGCTGCACTTAAATTGACTCAACAACTTGGGGAACTGCCTATCCCAAAAGGAAGAGATATAGATGGACCACTGTTAGATATGAACTATAATTATAATGACTTGGAAGCTCATATGGAATCTTTTAAGGAAGATTGGAGTCGTTACGGGGTTACAATTATGTGCGATTCATGGACAGGCCCTACAATGATGTGTATTATCAATTTCATGATTTTTTGCAATGGTCGCATGTTCTTTCATAAATCTGTGAATGCAACCGGAGAAGTTTAA